One Candidatus Eisenbacteria bacterium genomic region harbors:
- a CDS encoding Mrp/NBP35 family ATP-binding protein, with protein sequence MSSQVTEEAVLKALSRVIDPDLHRDIVSLGMVKDLKIENDEVWFDYELTTPACPLKEKMRSMAEEALAGVPGLKAHHIKMTARVRSAKGLPDRAEIPGVANIIAVGAGKGGVGKSTVSANLAVALGMLGARVGLMDADVYGPNMPLMMGVDEAPMMEDKKMIPLENHGVKIMSMGFLLDPDQPVIWRGPMLHSAMNNFVRDVKWGELDYLVVDLPPGTGDVSLSLSQLVPVAGAVLVTTPQEVSLADVSKAASMFRKLQIPILGLVENMSYFICPHCNERTDVFDHGGGRRLCEQMDIVLLGEIPMHPAVRQAGDAGTPIVKRNPESPQSEAFLALARNLAQQVSVATLK encoded by the coding sequence ATGTCCTCTCAGGTCACCGAAGAAGCCGTCCTCAAGGCGCTGAGCCGCGTCATCGACCCGGACCTGCACCGCGACATCGTGTCGCTGGGCATGGTCAAGGACCTCAAGATCGAGAACGACGAGGTGTGGTTCGACTACGAGCTCACGACTCCCGCCTGCCCGCTGAAGGAGAAGATGCGCTCCATGGCCGAGGAGGCGCTCGCCGGCGTGCCGGGGCTGAAGGCGCATCACATCAAGATGACCGCGCGGGTGCGCTCCGCGAAGGGCCTTCCCGACCGCGCGGAGATCCCCGGGGTCGCCAACATCATCGCGGTGGGCGCGGGCAAGGGGGGCGTGGGCAAGTCCACCGTGAGCGCCAACCTGGCGGTGGCGCTGGGCATGCTGGGCGCGCGCGTGGGGCTGATGGACGCGGACGTCTATGGCCCCAACATGCCGCTGATGATGGGTGTGGACGAGGCGCCCATGATGGAAGACAAGAAGATGATCCCGCTGGAGAACCACGGCGTGAAGATCATGTCCATGGGCTTCCTGCTCGATCCCGACCAGCCGGTGATCTGGCGCGGGCCGATGCTGCATTCGGCCATGAACAACTTCGTGCGCGACGTGAAGTGGGGCGAGCTGGACTACCTGGTGGTGGACCTGCCGCCGGGCACCGGCGACGTGTCGCTGTCGCTCTCGCAGCTGGTGCCGGTGGCGGGCGCGGTGCTGGTGACCACGCCGCAGGAAGTGTCGCTGGCCGACGTGTCCAAGGCCGCCAGCATGTTCCGCAAGCTCCAGATCCCGATCCTGGGCCTGGTGGAGAACATGAGCTACTTCATCTGTCCCCACTGCAACGAGCGCACCGACGTGTTCGACCACGGCGGCGGCCGGCGCCTCTGCGAGCAGATGGACATCGTGCTGCTGGGGGAGATCCCGATGCACCCGGCGGTGCGGCAGGCCGGGGACGCCGGCACCCCCATCGTGAAGCGCAATCCGGAGTCGCCGCAGTCCGAGGCGTTCCTGGCCCTGGCGCGCAACCTGGCGCAGCAGGTGAGTGTGGCGACACTGAAGTAG
- a CDS encoding ABC transporter ATP-binding protein yields the protein MSFTAEAGQAWAVLGPNGSGKSTLLKVLAGLLRPSKGTSELILDGVRMPGPERRVALGLVSPEISSYEELTGLENLDFAARMRGAPHDEPHLLASLEAVGLEKAVHVQAGRYSSGMKQRLKLAMAILHRPALLILDEPMALLDDLGRAKVRSVVADQLTRGIVMWATNDPSELPADVREIRVGG from the coding sequence GTGAGTTTCACGGCGGAAGCCGGGCAGGCGTGGGCGGTGCTGGGGCCGAACGGCTCGGGCAAGTCCACGCTGCTCAAGGTCCTGGCGGGGCTGCTCCGTCCCAGCAAGGGCACCTCCGAGCTGATCCTGGACGGGGTGCGCATGCCCGGCCCGGAGCGCCGCGTGGCGCTGGGCCTGGTGAGCCCCGAGATCTCGTCGTACGAGGAGTTGACCGGCCTCGAGAACCTGGACTTCGCCGCACGGATGCGGGGGGCGCCCCACGACGAGCCGCACCTGCTGGCCTCGCTCGAGGCCGTGGGCCTGGAGAAGGCCGTGCACGTGCAGGCGGGCCGTTATTCCTCCGGCATGAAGCAGCGGCTGAAGCTGGCCATGGCCATCCTCCACCGTCCCGCGCTGCTGATCCTGGACGAACCCATGGCGCTGCTGGACGACCTCGGCCGCGCAAAGGTGCGCTCCGTGGTGGCCGATCAGCTGACCCGGGGGATCGTGATGTGGGCCACCAACGACCCGTCCGAGCTGCCCGCGGACGTCCGCGAGATCCGTGTCGGCGGCTAG
- a CDS encoding HAMP domain-containing histidine kinase, with protein sequence MKRAPASLKAAVTAASPGSSRTGRGLGRRIFLSTSLPLLALSALTLWLVGAAVTRQADRQLREDLERASLVFEQILSARAGELAAAGASLSLDSKFRGAWDALPARPGSAAGGAGAGDDATGLVREWNEHAALDILDVYDARGVERVNGGRFPDGDVETTALVAEALRGRTAYGVVLRADSPYQVAAVPLLRNGRPAGAILCGERMGQALAHRLAVLTRTEVSFVAGRAVRVSTLADLGDRYRLVQDLSQARARHPMARDARLLESQTSRGRALTLSRPFPGAGTRASYALQRSVEEETLYLRRVYRDLAGLAVAAFLAALISAWLVARSITRPIARLVDAAQALEGGDYEHPLDVRSRDEIGLLARTFLGMRRHLQCQVQGLEELGRIKSEFLSVASHELRTPLTIIQGYQSLLAERALGPLTSPQDSAVLAIGQGAETLHKLAEDAGRLAEIDQVQFKPDLAPFDVSEMLARAVRCSLEAGPGRKVAVRHEVAPGAEFAVVDGPRLLHAISKLVENGIRFTRDGGEVVLRARRDGGLLRVEVRDTGVGIPADQLEGLFDKTFALRSSTEHHSSSTLEFGSAGLGLGLCIAQGVARAHGGDVFVESEVGRGTTVTLIVPAEGMQQAA encoded by the coding sequence ATGAAACGCGCCCCCGCGTCCCTCAAGGCCGCGGTCACTGCCGCTTCCCCGGGAAGCTCGCGGACCGGACGTGGCCTCGGTCGCCGCATATTCCTCTCCACCTCGCTGCCGCTGCTGGCCTTGAGCGCGCTGACGCTCTGGCTGGTGGGGGCTGCTGTCACGCGCCAGGCGGACCGGCAGCTGCGCGAGGACCTGGAGCGCGCCAGCCTGGTGTTCGAGCAGATCCTCTCCGCGCGCGCCGGAGAACTGGCGGCAGCGGGCGCCTCGCTCTCCCTGGATTCGAAGTTCCGCGGCGCCTGGGATGCCTTGCCGGCCCGTCCGGGCAGCGCCGCCGGCGGCGCCGGCGCCGGCGACGACGCCACCGGCCTCGTCCGGGAGTGGAACGAGCACGCGGCCCTGGACATCCTGGACGTGTACGACGCGCGCGGGGTGGAGCGCGTCAACGGCGGCCGGTTCCCGGACGGCGACGTGGAGACCACGGCGCTGGTGGCGGAGGCGCTGCGCGGCCGCACCGCCTACGGCGTGGTCCTGCGCGCCGACTCCCCCTACCAGGTCGCCGCCGTTCCGCTGCTGCGCAACGGCCGCCCCGCGGGCGCGATCCTGTGTGGCGAGCGCATGGGCCAGGCCCTGGCACATCGCCTTGCGGTGCTTACCCGCACCGAGGTCTCCTTCGTGGCCGGCCGCGCCGTTCGCGTGAGCACCCTGGCCGACCTGGGCGACCGCTACCGGCTGGTGCAGGACCTCTCGCAGGCGCGCGCGCGCCACCCGATGGCGCGCGACGCGCGGTTGCTCGAATCGCAGACCTCCCGCGGCCGGGCCCTCACCCTGAGCCGCCCCTTCCCCGGCGCGGGCACCCGCGCAAGCTACGCGCTCCAGCGCTCCGTGGAGGAGGAGACCCTCTACCTTCGCCGCGTGTACCGCGACCTGGCCGGCCTGGCCGTGGCCGCGTTCCTGGCCGCGCTGATATCCGCCTGGCTGGTGGCGCGCAGCATCACGCGGCCCATCGCCCGGCTGGTGGATGCCGCGCAGGCCCTGGAAGGGGGCGACTACGAGCACCCCCTGGACGTGCGGTCGCGCGACGAGATCGGCCTCCTGGCCCGCACCTTCCTCGGAATGCGCCGCCATCTGCAGTGCCAAGTGCAGGGCCTCGAGGAGCTGGGCCGCATCAAGAGCGAGTTCCTGAGCGTGGCCTCGCACGAGCTGCGCACGCCGCTCACCATCATCCAGGGCTACCAGTCGCTGCTCGCCGAGCGCGCGCTGGGCCCGCTCACCAGTCCGCAGGACAGCGCGGTGCTGGCCATCGGGCAGGGTGCCGAGACGTTGCACAAGCTGGCCGAGGACGCCGGTCGCCTGGCGGAGATCGACCAGGTCCAGTTCAAGCCGGACCTGGCCCCCTTCGACGTGAGCGAGATGCTGGCGCGGGCGGTGCGCTGCTCGCTGGAGGCCGGTCCGGGCAGGAAGGTCGCGGTGCGCCACGAGGTGGCCCCCGGCGCCGAATTTGCGGTGGTGGACGGGCCACGGCTGCTGCACGCCATCTCCAAGCTGGTGGAGAACGGCATCCGCTTCACCCGGGATGGAGGCGAGGTCGTCCTGCGCGCCCGCCGCGACGGCGGCCTGCTGCGCGTCGAGGTGCGCGACACCGGCGTGGGCATCCCCGCCGATCAGCTCGAGGGGTTGTTCGACAAGACTTTCGCGCTGCGCAGCTCCACGGAGCACCACTCCTCGTCCACGCTGGAGTTCGGCTCGGCCGGGCTGGGGCTGGGGCTGTGCATCGCGCAGGGCGTGGCCCGCGCGCACGGCGGCGACGTCTTCGTGGAGAGCGAGGTGGGCCGCGGGACCACGGTCACCCTGATCGTGCCCGCGGAGGGGATGCAGCAGGCCGCGTAA